GACAATCAGGCTTCCGGCAACGGAGTAGACGTAGACTTTACAAGGTGAAGTTAAAGTCTTACTTGAAGTTTGCCGCGTAGCCGCTAGAATCCTGTATCTATATTGATGGCAAACCGCCTGCGTGCTCACGCAGGCGGTTTTGTTTTCTGTCCATCGGCAGAAAAAGCCGCAGCCAGATCAGGATGTTCTGCTTATGACGATGTCGGCACGCCTCACTTTGATCTTCTTCGCAGCGCTGCTCAGCGCCTGCGCCAGTCGCACGCCGCCACCTGCGCCGGTGGTACGCGCCCCGGTCGTGTTCGGCCCCTCCCAAGCTTTTTCGCCTGCTGCTGAGGACGTGCTGTTTCGCGCGCTCGGCTTGGTCGGCACGCCTTATCGCTGGGGCGGCAACACGCCGGATTCGGGGTTTGATTGCAGCGGCCTGATCGGGTTTGTCTACCGTGATGCAGCAGGCATCTCGCTGCCGCGCTCCACGCGCGAGATGATCGTCATGCAGGCGCCGAATGTTGGCAAGGAAGGCTTGCAGACGGGCGACCTGATTTTCTTCGCCACCAATGGCGGCTCGCAGGTCAGTCACGCGGGGATTTATGTCGGCGAAGGGCGGTTTGTGCATGCGCCTGCCACGGGCGGGACGGTCAAGCTCGACAGCCTGTCGAAGGCGTATTGGCAGAAGGCTTATCTGAGTGCCAAGCGGGTGTTGCAGCCGGAGCATCTGGCGCATAACCCGTAGTAAAAATCGCAGCAATCCTAATGTGGGAGCGAGCCTGCTCGCGAAAGCGGTGTATCAGTCAACTCAATGGAGACTGACACTCCGCATTCGCGAGCAGGCTCGCTCCCACAGTTGTTTCAGGTCACATTCAACATCACTTCGTGGCTGAGACTCGCCACACCTTATTGCCAACATCATCCGCCACCAGCAAGCCACCCTGCTGATCAATCACCACGCCTACCGGCCGGCCCAATGCATTCTCGTCCTTGTCGAGGAACCCGGTCAGCACATCCACCGGTGTGCCGCTCGGCTTGCCGCCGGTAAACGGCACGAAAATCACTTTGTAGCCACTGTGCGGTTTGCGGTTCCATGAGCCGTGCTGGCCGATGAACGCGCCTTCCTTGAACTGCGCCGGCAGGGTGTTGCCCTCGGCGAAGCTCAGGCCCAACGAGGCGGTGTGCGGCCCGACCGCGTAATCCGGGGCGATGGCCTTGGCCACCAGGTCCGCGTTTTGCGGCGACACGCGGACATCAACATGCTGACCGTAGTAACT
This region of Pseudomonas sp. R84 genomic DNA includes:
- a CDS encoding C40 family peptidase, which encodes MTMSARLTLIFFAALLSACASRTPPPAPVVRAPVVFGPSQAFSPAAEDVLFRALGLVGTPYRWGGNTPDSGFDCSGLIGFVYRDAAGISLPRSTREMIVMQAPNVGKEGLQTGDLIFFATNGGSQVSHAGIYVGEGRFVHAPATGGTVKLDSLSKAYWQKAYLSAKRVLQPEHLAHNP